In a single window of the Terriglobus roseus genome:
- a CDS encoding TonB-dependent receptor, protein MTFFSRPQRLSLAATAVLIGSAVAGAQTFRGTISGNITDSSGAIVSDAVLTLSNPATGSSISGKSNKAGDYQFPELTPGIYSLTVSAPGFATRKMDKIEVQVTKVVTLDVALNVGAESTVIEVTTSPVQTDTQSSALVAVIDSKAVQEMPMNGRDFTRMTKFAPGVSALSNSVNGSRTTAINFQVDGTDNVDAWLGIVASNQGGIASVPGGLIPIEAIDQFSMQAAGEADQGRNAGANSNMVLRSGTNNIHGDVFYFDRNEFFAALNPFQAPGSRKQLIRNHQGGFTLGGPIWRDHTFLFLAGEIQVAKANTSGSDTVLTDAWISQGRQFLAAFGQTPSPLSLNLYNLLYPANTKGLPATVNNYLASAPANYNSFNGIIKLDHTFTDKHKLSLRYLGTTGKQTAPTASLYADYFQTAPMHIHNASVIDTYTINSRMLNQVTLGMNYFLQTFNDANQGFNPQTNAGLNLGITNPIVAQGAPSIIFTGGGTGSGFDQVGATQPSGRTDVTGDISDSFHWTVGKHSLKLGGEYRRGNVNQLYFSSARGTFTFDGQRGSAAALGWSTGAQAPSAKATATCTALGVVDCGRMTEIADFLYGAPTNTGSSGARLLQGNAQRVWTINTEDFWISDNFQASKKLNVSFGLRYTLPGVVNAEKNDVYNFVPGTTPSFQLGTYNNYKKAIAPRVGFSYSPLANDTTVLRGSFGIFYDVPGMVSMVSGSTGNGGANYLQNNPAGPDAAVIYNATNVRWATGVNPFVGANAPQLGIAGVNKDIGMEYGEVYSLGVEQQLSNKTLATISYVGSSGRHLLTLFDLNQPLANGTATQSSSPYTQTVLPNQSILTGQQFLGINQLNSSGSSNYNSLQASIRQSVWKGVNFNVNYTWSKSLDDVSSPTTPMNSYNIHQDYGPSTFDNRNTVTGTVFYDVPQLGHFAPKLTKGWQANALFTYSSGQPINPLSSGDRSLTRQLKDRPNVVSTRGLYVGGTNLLATTATSRTYRFLNANTTNQFFAASALGTYGNLRRDAIVGPNFRTVDVSIFKHTRISEKINTELRAELFNVFNFNNFANPTITGIGPTTTSASWGQTTATRNNSAAPGIGFGEPFNIQFAFKVSF, encoded by the coding sequence ATGACATTCTTTTCGAGGCCTCAAAGACTTTCGCTAGCGGCAACCGCGGTCCTGATCGGATCGGCGGTCGCCGGAGCGCAGACCTTCCGCGGTACGATCTCGGGCAATATCACGGATTCGTCGGGCGCCATCGTCTCCGATGCGGTGTTAACCCTCAGCAATCCTGCCACGGGCAGCAGCATCAGCGGGAAGTCGAACAAGGCCGGTGATTACCAGTTTCCCGAACTGACGCCCGGTATCTATAGCCTGACGGTATCCGCTCCGGGCTTTGCCACACGCAAGATGGACAAGATCGAGGTGCAGGTCACCAAGGTCGTCACGCTGGATGTAGCGCTGAACGTCGGCGCGGAGAGCACCGTGATTGAGGTGACCACTTCGCCCGTCCAGACTGACACCCAGTCCAGTGCGCTGGTTGCCGTGATCGATTCGAAGGCAGTGCAGGAGATGCCGATGAACGGCCGCGACTTCACCCGCATGACGAAATTTGCCCCGGGTGTCAGCGCTTTGAGCAACTCGGTGAATGGATCGCGTACGACTGCCATCAACTTCCAGGTTGACGGTACGGACAATGTGGATGCGTGGCTGGGAATCGTGGCCTCGAACCAGGGCGGCATCGCCAGCGTTCCCGGTGGCCTTATCCCCATCGAAGCAATCGATCAGTTCTCCATGCAGGCCGCCGGCGAAGCGGACCAGGGCCGCAATGCAGGAGCCAACTCGAACATGGTGTTGCGCAGCGGTACCAATAACATCCATGGCGACGTCTTCTACTTCGACCGCAATGAGTTTTTCGCGGCGCTGAACCCATTCCAGGCGCCGGGCAGCCGTAAGCAGTTGATCCGCAACCATCAGGGCGGTTTCACCCTTGGTGGTCCCATCTGGCGGGATCATACTTTCCTGTTTCTTGCAGGAGAGATTCAGGTAGCAAAGGCCAACACATCGGGCTCGGACACGGTGCTTACTGACGCCTGGATCAGCCAGGGCCGTCAGTTCCTGGCTGCGTTCGGACAAACGCCCAGCCCGCTCAGCTTGAATCTGTATAACCTGCTGTATCCGGCGAATACCAAGGGCCTGCCAGCCACGGTGAACAACTACCTCGCCAGCGCACCCGCGAACTACAACAGCTTCAACGGCATCATCAAGCTGGATCACACGTTTACGGATAAGCACAAGCTGTCGCTGCGTTACCTTGGCACCACGGGCAAGCAGACAGCGCCGACGGCATCGTTGTACGCCGACTATTTCCAAACGGCGCCCATGCACATCCATAACGCATCTGTCATCGATACGTACACCATCAACAGCCGCATGCTCAACCAGGTTACGTTGGGTATGAACTACTTCCTGCAGACGTTCAATGATGCAAACCAGGGCTTCAATCCGCAGACAAACGCCGGGTTGAACCTCGGCATCACGAACCCGATTGTGGCGCAGGGCGCTCCTTCCATCATCTTTACGGGCGGCGGCACGGGCTCGGGTTTCGATCAGGTTGGCGCAACGCAGCCCTCCGGTCGTACGGACGTAACGGGTGACATCTCGGATTCCTTCCACTGGACCGTGGGTAAGCACTCGCTGAAGCTCGGTGGCGAGTATCGCCGCGGCAATGTCAACCAGTTGTACTTCTCCAGCGCGCGTGGAACCTTCACCTTTGACGGTCAGCGCGGATCGGCAGCGGCCCTTGGCTGGTCTACCGGCGCGCAGGCACCAAGTGCAAAGGCTACTGCCACCTGCACTGCGCTCGGCGTCGTAGATTGCGGCCGTATGACGGAAATCGCTGACTTCCTTTACGGTGCACCAACGAATACCGGCAGCTCAGGCGCACGTCTTCTGCAGGGCAATGCGCAGCGTGTGTGGACAATCAATACAGAAGATTTCTGGATCTCGGATAACTTTCAGGCTTCGAAGAAGCTGAACGTTAGCTTCGGCTTGCGCTACACGCTGCCCGGCGTTGTTAACGCAGAGAAGAACGACGTGTACAACTTTGTCCCTGGTACAACACCCAGCTTCCAATTGGGCACCTACAACAACTACAAAAAGGCCATCGCGCCACGCGTAGGCTTCTCCTATTCGCCGCTGGCAAACGACACGACAGTGCTTCGTGGTTCGTTCGGCATCTTCTACGACGTTCCCGGTATGGTTTCGATGGTCTCCGGTTCCACTGGCAACGGCGGCGCCAACTACCTGCAGAACAACCCGGCCGGTCCGGACGCGGCTGTCATCTACAACGCGACGAACGTTCGGTGGGCTACTGGTGTCAATCCGTTTGTCGGTGCGAATGCGCCCCAGCTTGGCATTGCCGGAGTCAACAAAGACATTGGCATGGAATATGGCGAGGTCTACAGCCTCGGTGTGGAACAGCAGTTGTCCAACAAGACGCTTGCAACCATCAGCTACGTTGGATCATCCGGCCGTCATCTGCTAACGCTGTTTGACCTCAATCAGCCGCTCGCCAATGGCACCGCCACGCAATCGTCGAGCCCGTACACGCAGACGGTACTGCCGAACCAGTCCATCCTGACCGGACAGCAGTTCCTGGGCATCAATCAGCTCAACTCCAGCGGCTCCTCCAACTACAACTCGCTGCAGGCGTCGATTCGGCAGAGCGTGTGGAAGGGGGTCAACTTCAATGTGAACTACACGTGGAGTAAGTCTCTGGATGATGTTTCGTCGCCCACGACGCCGATGAACAGCTACAACATCCACCAGGACTACGGCCCAAGCACGTTCGACAACCGCAACACGGTAACCGGCACGGTCTTCTATGACGTTCCGCAGCTGGGCCACTTCGCTCCAAAGCTGACCAAGGGATGGCAGGCGAACGCATTGTTCACCTATTCCAGCGGCCAGCCCATCAACCCGCTGTCGAGCGGTGATCGCAGCCTGACACGCCAGTTGAAAGATCGTCCGAATGTTGTCAGCACACGGGGCCTGTATGTCGGCGGCACCAACCTGCTCGCCACCACAGCCACCTCGCGCACCTATCGTTTCCTGAACGCGAACACCACGAATCAGTTTTTCGCGGCATCCGCTCTAGGCACCTACGGCAATCTGAGGCGCGACGCCATCGTCGGTCCAAACTTCCGAACGGTGGACGTTTCGATCTTCAAGCACACGCGTATCTCAGAAAAGATCAACACCGAACTCCGTGCTGAGCTTTTCAACGTCTTCAACTTCAACAACTTTGCGAATCCGACGATCACAGGCATTGGCCCGACAACAACCAGCGCTTCGTGGGGACAGACGACAGCCACGCGTAACAACAGCGCTGCGCCTGGCATCGGTTTTGGCGAACCTTTCAACATCCAGTTCGCATTCAAGGTCAGCTTTTAA
- a CDS encoding M28 family peptidase: MFGQAAMGQQATGDKVDLQALAAIKAEAYDHSQVMENLFYLSEVYGPRVNNSRNHRAAAEWAMKQMKEWGLQNVHLEKWPFGYGWQIKKYYGAMESPAYAAIQGFPLAWTPGTNGQITAEPIWAPIHSKEDFAKYHGKLKGKIVLMFDPAPLTLHTRADAQPSPTDEEILARGGARGGPGGRPPAGPPNPATDRDPSGRGRPGEGAWTYTPTSLALASAKNSALRAEVNAYMKAEGAAVVLTPGYNGDGGTIFGTYGGNEDPKAPVPPPIVAIAAEQYNRIVRLLQHNITPKLTFDIQVEYQKEDTDAFNVIGEIPGTTKKDEVVMLGGHFDSWQGGTGATDNGTGSAVALEAVRILATLKKPMARTVRVALWGGEEEGVYGSTAYVQKHFAPRTTMVKTPEYDKFDVYFNDDGGSGRFRGVSAGGSKEMGDIFKSWIEPIKDQHIVAVNGTEFRPTPSPGGTDSTAFSWIGLNGIGFQQDQLEYGTRTHHSNADTYDRVQKPDVEQGSMIEAWFAYNAATRADMLPRIPTPAPDPNATGHE; this comes from the coding sequence ATGTTTGGGCAGGCAGCCATGGGGCAACAGGCGACCGGCGACAAGGTCGACTTGCAGGCGCTGGCCGCCATCAAGGCTGAGGCGTATGACCACTCGCAGGTCATGGAGAACCTCTTCTACCTGTCAGAGGTCTACGGTCCCCGCGTGAACAACAGCCGCAATCACCGTGCGGCGGCAGAGTGGGCCATGAAGCAGATGAAGGAGTGGGGCCTGCAGAACGTCCACCTGGAGAAGTGGCCCTTCGGCTACGGCTGGCAGATCAAGAAGTACTACGGCGCCATGGAGTCCCCGGCGTACGCTGCCATCCAGGGCTTTCCTCTCGCCTGGACCCCCGGCACAAACGGCCAGATCACAGCCGAGCCCATCTGGGCGCCCATCCACTCCAAGGAAGATTTCGCCAAGTACCACGGCAAGCTGAAGGGCAAGATCGTCTTGATGTTTGACCCGGCACCGCTGACGCTGCACACACGCGCCGATGCGCAGCCTTCGCCGACCGACGAAGAGATTCTCGCCCGCGGCGGCGCTCGCGGCGGGCCCGGCGGTCGCCCGCCCGCAGGTCCTCCCAACCCTGCTACCGACCGTGATCCCAGCGGTCGCGGACGTCCCGGTGAAGGTGCATGGACGTACACGCCCACGTCGCTCGCCCTTGCCAGCGCCAAGAACTCCGCCCTCCGCGCCGAAGTCAACGCCTACATGAAGGCAGAGGGCGCCGCAGTCGTCCTCACCCCCGGCTACAACGGTGACGGTGGCACCATCTTCGGCACCTACGGCGGCAATGAAGATCCCAAGGCGCCCGTCCCGCCACCCATCGTGGCCATCGCGGCCGAGCAGTACAACCGAATCGTCCGCCTGCTGCAGCACAACATCACACCGAAGCTCACCTTCGACATCCAGGTGGAGTACCAGAAGGAAGACACCGACGCCTTCAACGTCATCGGCGAAATCCCCGGCACCACCAAGAAGGATGAGGTCGTCATGCTCGGCGGCCACTTTGACAGCTGGCAGGGCGGTACGGGCGCTACCGATAACGGCACCGGATCGGCCGTTGCCTTGGAAGCCGTCCGCATCCTGGCGACGCTGAAGAAGCCCATGGCACGCACAGTGCGCGTGGCTCTCTGGGGCGGCGAAGAGGAGGGTGTCTACGGTTCCACGGCCTACGTGCAGAAGCACTTTGCACCGCGCACCACGATGGTCAAGACGCCCGAGTACGACAAGTTCGACGTCTACTTCAATGACGACGGCGGTTCGGGCCGCTTCCGCGGTGTCTCTGCCGGCGGCAGCAAGGAGATGGGCGACATCTTCAAGTCGTGGATCGAACCCATTAAGGACCAGCACATCGTCGCGGTCAATGGCACGGAGTTTCGTCCCACTCCAAGCCCCGGCGGTACGGACTCGACCGCATTCTCGTGGATCGGTCTGAACGGCATCGGCTTCCAGCAGGACCAGCTCGAGTACGGCACACGGACGCATCACTCCAATGCGGATACCTACGATCGTGTGCAGAAACCCGACGTCGAGCAGGGTTCCATGATCGAAGCCTGGTTCGCCTACAACGCCGCCACCCGTGCTGACATGCTCCCCCGCATCCCCACCCCGGCGCCCGATCCGAACGCAACCGGCCACGAATAA
- a CDS encoding TonB-dependent receptor, giving the protein MSMYTKRSRLGLIAPAVLVSSMIAGAQTYRGGIGGNVVDSTGAAIPKARVVLKSTDNGSTRETETTSAGDYVFQDLQIGTYSVTVTASGFGDITLNKIDVNPGAVTPANAKLAVGSTDVVIDVATNTNSEIQTLSSANNAVIDSKAVSEVPLNGRSFTTLLSLAPGYNANGSLNGSRSNQLNYQIDGTDNNDIWQGGTAANQGGVGPIAGVTLPIEAIDQFSVQSSGNAEEGHSSGGLVSLALKTGTNSFHGSAYFYGRSEFFAARDFFAQDSARKQKVRNQQFGGSIGGPIFKDKLFFFTNYEHQVYNIQLSSNSLTEPGLAYVQQAQALLARHGVNTTNPLSSTLLSALWAGGNAAGLAANTNNFVESHQRHGYSDNFVGNLNYVLSPKQTIRLQAFVGTGRQAEPANSVSTYSYFQVAPDITQNFSLSHNWAPTQRLSNQLLIATGVFNQTFNDVNHSFNMPALGLNTGVTSPALFGAPTITIVPSTTSSCASGGFDCVGATQPLGRKDYTGHITDSATYIRGAHQIRFGGEFRRSYIDLQYQANTRGTFAFNGYASRNGTIAGATSAWSSSATQAQVCGTPGVAVAAQCGGVNDYAIIGNHSEVLALADYLTGTYFSGSFVQGNLRRDLYRTDLAFFIQDQYKVVPKLVLNYGVRHDYFGALSSTGPLSEWRPGATGADANGLIQVGTPGAPSTYQPGKLHFSPRVGFAWNPVEKLAVRGSYGLYFDAAPFNGFGNNGSIATGSTATGLQANPFGGVKNVSLSVGTWQKDQPVFATAAGLSNYGLFSVSPTLKTAYAHDFNLGTEYQVNKKTVFTLGYSGSIGVHLYGLRDANQAAPGVGTTATALIPRRPCYINKCVANYASVGPVQEVASNNASNFHSLQASIKSTGYKGLTAQFSWTYGHSLDNGSGFRSTGPIDSNNLALDYGNATFDIRHTLNGYLVYEAPQIGHRFAPLTKGWQGTLFANVHTSAPINITVGDNTGIGMGRDRINYTGAKLTTGSRTIQTNATGGKFIQYWNASAANTALQTPAYGSHGNIGRDAFRGPSFYDVDASLVKNTRIYENVNFQFRADIFNLFNILNPSTPTTSITSTTFGQITSAPTGITAGAPFNVQFAGKITF; this is encoded by the coding sequence ATGAGTATGTATACGAAAAGGTCGCGTCTTGGGCTAATTGCCCCGGCCGTCCTTGTGTCCAGCATGATCGCTGGCGCACAGACCTACCGCGGTGGTATCGGCGGAAACGTAGTCGACAGCACCGGTGCCGCGATTCCGAAGGCCCGCGTCGTTTTGAAGAGCACGGACAATGGCTCGACTCGCGAGACGGAGACCACCTCCGCCGGCGATTACGTATTCCAGGATCTGCAGATCGGCACGTACTCGGTGACCGTCACTGCGTCGGGCTTTGGCGATATCACGCTCAACAAGATCGATGTCAATCCTGGTGCGGTAACCCCGGCGAATGCAAAGCTCGCCGTTGGCTCGACCGATGTCGTTATCGACGTTGCGACGAATACAAACTCTGAGATTCAGACTCTTTCCTCGGCGAACAATGCCGTAATCGACAGCAAGGCAGTTTCTGAAGTTCCCCTCAACGGCCGCAGCTTTACAACGCTGCTTTCGCTGGCTCCTGGCTACAATGCCAACGGATCGCTGAATGGCTCCCGCAGCAACCAGCTCAACTATCAGATCGACGGCACCGACAACAACGACATCTGGCAGGGCGGCACCGCAGCCAACCAGGGTGGTGTTGGTCCCATCGCCGGCGTTACGCTTCCCATCGAAGCGATCGACCAGTTCTCCGTCCAGTCTTCGGGCAATGCAGAAGAAGGACATAGCTCTGGCGGACTTGTGTCCCTGGCGCTGAAGACCGGTACGAATAGCTTCCACGGTTCGGCTTACTTCTACGGCCGGAGTGAGTTCTTTGCGGCGCGCGACTTCTTCGCACAGGATTCGGCCCGGAAGCAGAAGGTCCGCAACCAGCAGTTTGGCGGATCCATCGGCGGTCCGATCTTCAAGGACAAGCTGTTCTTCTTCACGAACTACGAGCACCAGGTCTACAACATCCAGCTGTCCAGCAACTCGCTCACCGAGCCGGGTCTGGCTTACGTACAGCAGGCACAGGCGCTGCTTGCACGTCACGGCGTCAACACAACCAATCCGCTCTCGTCGACCCTTCTGAGCGCGCTCTGGGCAGGTGGAAACGCCGCTGGACTTGCTGCGAACACCAATAATTTCGTCGAATCGCATCAGCGTCATGGTTACAGCGATAACTTCGTCGGCAACTTGAATTACGTTCTGTCGCCGAAGCAGACCATCCGTCTGCAGGCCTTTGTTGGAACCGGTCGTCAGGCCGAGCCAGCGAATTCCGTGAGCACATATTCGTACTTCCAGGTCGCTCCGGACATCACGCAAAACTTCTCGCTGTCGCACAACTGGGCACCGACGCAAAGATTGTCGAACCAGTTGCTGATTGCTACCGGCGTCTTCAACCAGACGTTCAATGATGTGAATCACAGCTTCAACATGCCGGCTTTGGGCCTCAACACCGGCGTTACGAGCCCTGCGCTCTTCGGTGCGCCCACGATCACCATCGTCCCCTCCACGACCTCGTCTTGCGCCTCGGGTGGCTTCGACTGCGTCGGCGCAACACAGCCTTTGGGTCGTAAGGACTACACCGGCCACATTACGGACTCCGCAACCTATATCCGTGGCGCTCACCAGATCCGGTTCGGTGGTGAATTCCGGCGCAGCTACATCGATCTGCAGTACCAGGCCAATACGCGCGGCACGTTTGCCTTCAACGGCTACGCTTCGCGTAACGGAACCATTGCAGGCGCAACCAGCGCATGGTCAAGCTCGGCAACCCAGGCCCAGGTCTGCGGGACGCCCGGTGTCGCGGTTGCGGCCCAGTGCGGCGGCGTAAATGATTACGCCATTATCGGCAACCACTCCGAAGTACTGGCACTTGCGGACTACCTGACGGGCACGTACTTCTCGGGATCGTTCGTCCAGGGCAACCTGCGCCGCGACCTGTATCGTACCGATCTGGCCTTCTTCATTCAGGACCAGTACAAGGTAGTTCCGAAACTTGTCCTTAACTACGGCGTCCGTCACGACTACTTCGGCGCACTTTCTTCGACGGGTCCCCTGTCTGAGTGGCGCCCAGGTGCAACCGGAGCAGATGCAAACGGCCTCATTCAGGTGGGCACGCCTGGTGCTCCTTCCACCTACCAACCCGGCAAGCTGCACTTCTCGCCGCGCGTAGGCTTTGCGTGGAATCCAGTCGAGAAGCTGGCCGTTCGTGGCAGCTATGGTCTGTACTTTGACGCTGCGCCGTTCAACGGCTTCGGCAACAATGGCAGCATCGCAACCGGATCGACCGCAACCGGTCTACAGGCAAACCCCTTCGGTGGCGTCAAGAACGTATCGCTCTCCGTTGGCACGTGGCAGAAGGATCAGCCAGTCTTCGCGACCGCCGCTGGGCTCTCGAACTATGGCCTGTTCTCGGTAAGCCCGACGCTGAAGACGGCGTACGCGCATGACTTCAATCTTGGCACTGAGTACCAGGTGAACAAGAAGACTGTTTTCACACTGGGTTACTCCGGCTCCATCGGCGTCCATCTGTATGGACTGCGCGATGCCAACCAAGCTGCTCCCGGCGTTGGTACCACCGCTACTGCGCTGATCCCACGCCGCCCCTGCTACATCAACAAGTGCGTCGCCAACTACGCTTCGGTCGGACCTGTGCAGGAGGTGGCAAGCAACAATGCCTCGAATTTCCACTCGCTGCAGGCTTCCATCAAGTCGACCGGTTACAAGGGCCTGACCGCCCAGTTCTCCTGGACGTACGGCCACTCGCTGGATAACGGATCGGGCTTCCGCAGCACCGGTCCGATTGACTCCAACAACCTGGCTCTCGACTACGGCAACGCTACCTTTGATATCCGCCACACACTTAACGGCTATCTCGTCTATGAGGCTCCGCAGATCGGCCACCGCTTTGCCCCGCTCACCAAGGGCTGGCAGGGAACGCTGTTTGCGAACGTTCACACCTCGGCTCCCATCAACATCACGGTTGGTGACAACACCGGCATTGGTATGGGTCGGGATCGTATCAACTACACCGGTGCAAAGCTAACGACCGGTAGCCGCACCATCCAGACAAATGCGACCGGTGGCAAGTTCATACAGTACTGGAACGCCTCCGCTGCAAACACTGCTCTGCAGACACCTGCTTACGGGTCGCACGGCAACATAGGACGCGATGCGTTCCGTGGGCCGAGCTTCTACGACGTCGATGCCTCGCTTGTGAAGAACACGCGTATCTACGAAAACGTTAACTTCCAGTTCCGCGCCGATATCTTCAACCTGTTCAACATCCTGAATCCGTCCACACCCACCACAAGCATCACGAGCACAACCTTCGGCCAGATCACCAGCGCACCCACTGGGATCACCGCAGGCGCTCCGTTCAACGTGCAGTTCGCTGGCAAGATCACCTTCTAG
- the tgt gene encoding tRNA guanosine(34) transglycosylase Tgt, translated as MSLRFEIHNTHGDLRRGTLHLPHGSVQAPVFMPVGTAASVKAVPQDTLETLGDDGRGAEIILANTYHLYLRPGHELIRRAGGVHKFMSWTRPMLTDSGGFQVFSLAALRKITPDGVEFRSHLDGSKHFFSPEHSIDVQIALGADIIMAFDECTEHPATYERTRDSMGLTHAWALRSLEHFHANAHNVPWFAELGNQRQNLYGIVQGGMYKDLRAESAARLTEMRDANGNGFDGYAIGGLAVGEPREVTREIIAHTLELLPKDKPRYVMGVGYPDEIVEYAKMGVDQMDCVLPTRAARHALMFTSEGRLNIRGKKFAEDQGPADPACNCATCRRYSRAYLRHLFHTGEPLAATLASVHNLHFYLETMRNLRDGAL; from the coding sequence ATGTCGTTACGCTTCGAAATTCACAATACGCACGGCGACCTCCGTCGTGGAACTCTTCACCTGCCGCATGGTTCGGTGCAGGCACCAGTTTTCATGCCCGTCGGTACCGCTGCCAGCGTAAAGGCCGTCCCGCAGGACACGCTGGAAACGTTGGGCGATGACGGCCGCGGCGCCGAGATCATTCTGGCCAACACTTATCATCTGTACTTGCGACCCGGCCATGAGTTGATCCGCCGTGCCGGTGGCGTGCACAAGTTTATGAGCTGGACGCGGCCCATGCTGACCGATTCCGGCGGTTTCCAGGTCTTCTCGCTGGCGGCGCTGCGCAAGATCACACCGGACGGTGTCGAGTTCCGCTCGCATCTGGACGGGTCCAAGCATTTCTTCTCGCCGGAGCATTCCATCGATGTGCAGATCGCGCTGGGCGCGGACATCATCATGGCCTTCGACGAGTGTACGGAGCATCCCGCAACCTACGAGCGCACCCGCGACAGCATGGGCCTGACGCACGCCTGGGCGCTGCGGTCGTTGGAGCACTTCCACGCTAACGCGCACAACGTGCCGTGGTTCGCGGAACTTGGCAACCAGCGCCAGAATCTTTACGGCATTGTGCAGGGTGGCATGTACAAAGACCTGCGCGCCGAAAGTGCCGCACGCCTGACCGAGATGCGGGATGCAAATGGCAACGGCTTCGATGGCTATGCCATCGGTGGCCTGGCCGTGGGCGAACCACGCGAGGTCACGCGCGAGATCATCGCCCACACGCTGGAACTGCTGCCAAAGGATAAGCCGCGCTACGTGATGGGTGTTGGTTATCCGGATGAGATCGTGGAGTACGCAAAGATGGGCGTCGACCAGATGGACTGCGTCCTCCCCACCCGCGCCGCGCGCCACGCCCTGATGTTCACCAGCGAAGGCCGCCTGAACATCCGCGGAAAGAAGTTCGCAGAAGACCAGGGCCCGGCCGACCCGGCCTGCAACTGCGCCACCTGCCGACGCTACTCCCGCGCCTACCTGCGCCACCTGTTCCATACCGGCGAACCGTTGGCCGCGACACTCGCCAGCGTTCATAACCTGCACTTCTACCTGGAGACAATGCGGAATCTACGCGACGGCGCCCTCTAG
- a CDS encoding class I SAM-dependent methyltransferase, whose product MKPTRYLLAIALLTLSLHAQTSQTQRPTSTPYAGDLSIFEEPGREDKLQINRVMDILHIAPGKAVADIGAGGGWFTVRAAHRVGEGGKVYGEDINPAAIKAIEQRTAKEHLPQVRAVLGTTDDPKLPAKSVDAVLMLKVYHEIADPLDFLANLKPALAPGARIGIIDRNGNGTDHGLKQSILEKELREAGFREVEHYDFTKADGQDYFLVFEVR is encoded by the coding sequence ATGAAACCGACACGATACCTCCTGGCAATTGCGTTGCTCACGCTGTCACTTCATGCGCAGACATCGCAGACGCAGCGGCCAACCAGCACGCCTTATGCCGGCGACCTGTCCATCTTCGAAGAGCCGGGCCGTGAGGACAAGCTCCAGATCAACCGTGTCATGGACATTCTGCACATCGCTCCTGGTAAGGCTGTTGCGGACATTGGCGCGGGCGGCGGCTGGTTCACCGTCCGCGCTGCACATCGCGTGGGAGAAGGCGGCAAGGTCTACGGCGAGGACATCAACCCGGCCGCGATCAAGGCAATCGAGCAGCGTACCGCGAAGGAGCATCTTCCGCAAGTACGCGCGGTGCTTGGCACGACCGACGACCCAAAGCTACCGGCGAAGTCCGTCGATGCAGTCCTGATGTTGAAGGTCTACCACGAGATTGCCGATCCGCTGGACTTCCTCGCAAACCTGAAGCCCGCGCTGGCGCCGGGCGCACGCATCGGGATCATCGACCGCAACGGCAATGGCACAGACCACGGCCTGAAGCAGAGCATCCTCGAGAAGGAGTTGCGTGAGGCCGGCTTCCGAGAGGTGGAGCACTATGACTTCACCAAAGCCGATGGGCAGGATTATTTTCTGGTGTTTGAGGTGCGGTGA
- a CDS encoding SDR family NAD(P)-dependent oxidoreductase — MGKLSGKVAVVTGASKGIGASIAEHLAAEGASVVVNYASSKSGADAVVDRITKAGGKAVAIGGSVAEPTEITKLFEETKKAYGKVDILVNNAGVFDFAPLEAITPEHFHSQFNINVLGLLLATQAALPLFPAEGGSVINISSVVATLAPAQGSVYSATKGAVDTITLSLSKELGARKIRVNSVSPGMVVTEGAISKGFIGSPFEAKAVEETPLGRTGQPDDIAAAVVFFATEDARWVTGQIVKVSGGAR, encoded by the coding sequence ATGGGTAAGCTGAGTGGTAAGGTCGCAGTCGTAACAGGCGCATCAAAGGGCATTGGCGCCTCCATCGCAGAGCATCTGGCAGCTGAGGGTGCTTCCGTCGTAGTGAACTACGCGTCGTCCAAGTCCGGCGCGGATGCGGTCGTCGATCGCATCACCAAGGCTGGCGGCAAGGCCGTTGCCATCGGCGGCAGCGTCGCAGAACCCACTGAGATCACGAAGCTGTTCGAAGAGACGAAGAAGGCTTACGGTAAGGTCGACATCCTGGTGAACAACGCAGGTGTCTTCGACTTCGCACCGCTCGAAGCTATCACGCCCGAGCACTTCCATTCGCAGTTCAACATCAATGTCCTCGGCCTTCTGCTGGCCACGCAGGCTGCCCTGCCGCTCTTCCCGGCCGAGGGTGGATCGGTCATCAACATCAGCTCCGTAGTCGCAACACTCGCACCCGCACAGGGCTCCGTCTACAGCGCGACCAAGGGCGCGGTCGACACCATCACGCTCTCCCTGTCGAAGGAGCTCGGCGCTCGCAAGATCCGCGTCAACAGCGTCAGCCCGGGCATGGTCGTCACGGAAGGCGCTATCAGCAAGGGATTCATCGGCAGCCCGTTTGAGGCAAAGGCCGTCGAAGAGACCCCACTCGGTCGCACCGGCCAGCCGGACGATATCGCCGCAGCCGTCGTCTTCTTCGCTACAGAAGATGCACGCTGGGTGACCGGCCAGATCGTCAAGGTCTCCGGCGGCGCCCGGTAA